The following are from one region of the Brienomyrus brachyistius isolate T26 chromosome 4, BBRACH_0.4, whole genome shotgun sequence genome:
- the LOC125739825 gene encoding supervillin-like isoform X11 yields the protein MRRCDANFGPGSPIRLGSWTTSEGKTLSFRQEFSSDDNSDVVKDTDANLLAVLPRVSELRKYFERVARDLEMNRKERIARRLEGIEGDAGLVSHRLLEEDTPRYTRATDLCEPCVVVRRYSREELAVPPAVEVIAPERQSRVRVRAEPKTTQAPPYSSTSVLAELDSKAERIARYKAERRRQLAERYGISLDQETEVEPSTPRHGYGRTRMQLEEGGRGCGQGPQERHSLRVSGGSHSSSSGVGRVFMAAQPGPLVAAPGSSEHERAMNLENSRRDRDRERGAQPVSPPSYTDPPVSSTKAPPREPPLAGVPSSPRPGRRASLPTPRYGISPGDLFIEQQAQNILNRQGIRARERRMKDDLSHRSAEWGFDAPPPRQHPQVTIHQVVPHPNPPHGRMAAAHPEPTHGRMAAAHPEPTNGRMAAAHPEPTHGRMAAAHPEPTHGRMAAAHPEPTHGRMAAAHPEPTHGRMAAAHPEPTHGRMAAAHPEPTHGRMAAAHPEPTHSRMAAAHPEPTHGRMAAAHPEPTHGRMAAAHPEPTHSRMAATHPEPTHGRMAAAHPDPTHGRMAAAHPEPTHGRMAAAHPEPTHGRMAAAHPEPTHGRMAAAHPEPTHSRMAASHHGIRSQQTPSASRPVGQYRSPQRRASMEFNPDMQVAGGSPVKTEGLLRSRKAVLPSEVRHWEKSVDTPYMAGPGEEEEDEEQSVRIIGRRFSRNMEDHAPRFMEQAPNQVQHAPGPPEHTPRDVQHISRTSEPIHRQGDHTRPQTHAAYNQERISRPMEHIPKSADSTSRVADHISRAGDVVIRPVERTSKAMEHTPRRASHITKLGDHNLDQQEVELPEGLTRDNYLDDGRSMYLQRGSSFLAGQHRITEAPSMAMKPKTRVRSMSDIGVPQSATVYRNRESWEGGVANGELSTLDTRVSVAQLRHSYLENVNANIRKPEPEAKVELAALDVRPEREGGPRRPRCYIVPGDDRKTSERFRTQPITSAERLESDRTHLSPTELQKTEGEEEKLDERAKLSVAAKRSLFRELEKTGDGSVPKPVSRNAAVERRLRRLQERSHTQPVTSEEVVIATTAPDPHSQAVTAHTAAPSIPTPTLVSSTVTRLSLQGSSQQSPVTPETHSTEAVMTSAVRIAVEEKVPEEPDLSALSLTEKMALFNRLAQKPTSKWLTEGVVSGVAQRRASSRYQTQPITLGEVEKEEVTSGAPLVPKDDVEEQQKDIQPESVQNGGKVKPEPLSALLVRQSPAHTTTVSVAHVGDVHLSRSATIAFSPGVGASELDATPVPPKRRSPARISDISAPKPPSPPHLDRSTEIKSSSHNISLVGLRQQAGTEAELGDSCGAAGGGASWRKPRPPKGEDEVKHPPAIQPSPCSECGPTPPSRQGAPPRRPESTVAPATEEHGGLVKELRTSSQNLYETETTVAVHSQTTVSELQESSVSARAAASAAPRTGSQPPPEQQSGEATPADRQGEDADGMSSRQMSIKERVALLKKSGEEDWRNRINKKQEAIQVAESETQLWEQEQSLKKTEEGRVIDDLAVSDEFWRIGEENEAEMTIEERKQLISSKEETWKSTGQGAANDSSQFTVAARMVKKGLAAPASLLTPIISPLGIHTRGNMAAISKPQEEIEVRPDMNLESDRKLDKLESFLGRINSKMAGLQETTLTVTEKAVKEVMKLDDEIFSKFYKCMTDFPRMSGRIEIDEDFDAIFGTHTPKLTSAMVQHKREVRPLRKVQASRNPLKMLAAREDIRQEYTEQRLNVGVLESRRMKSEKMSKSSSYSEAALAGLASKESFSNISLRSVSISEQMSNNSAVPYKTLMLMQVKGRRHVQTRLVEPRSSSLNSGDCFLLVTPQHCFLWIGEFANVIEKAKAAELAMFIQTKHDLGCRADQVQTIEENAESQAHVLNEFWNILGGQDSYQPTGPPEEDELYESAIVETNCTYRLVDDKLVPDDDFWGKAPKYSLLDSKEVLVFDFGSEVYVWHGKEVTLAQRKVAFQLAKHLWNGTFDYTNCDINPLDPSGCNALIPRKGQGRPDWAVFGRLTEHNETILFKEKFLDWKESKKPAQQNDNEQVSEQKEQRGYTCQPYNASLMLPVLQTPVSMMLEGVDVGRGYGLLEGDDHRRFEISTLGVDVWHILEFDYSRLPRQSIGQFHEGDAYVVKWRYMVSAAVGRRQNPEQIRVGGTGKEKCCYFFWQGRHSTVSEKGTSALMTVELDQERGAQVQVQQGKELPCFLQCFSGGMIVHSGKREEEEENTQSEWRLYCVRGEVPVEGHLLEVPCHCSSLRSRASMILLSVNQAVIYLWHGCKAQPHTRQVGRTAANRIKEQCPLEAGLHSSSKVTIHECDEGAEPTGFWEAVGRRDRKAYDCMLQDPGKFNFTPRLFQLTSSSGEFLAEEFFYPSRVAELVSSLPFLQEDLYAASQPALFLVDNFHEVYLWQGWWPQDCENTGSARIRWDADRKCAMETVLQYCKEKNEKKPQKSYLIHAGLEPLTFTNMFPSWEHREDIAEITEREAEVCNQIILVEEVLARLSKSCYPLEELLARPLPEGVDPLRLEIYLSDEDFERALGMSRDEFEGLPGWKQVNVKKTKGLF from the exons ATGAGGAGATGCGACGCAA ATTTTGGACCCGGTTCTCCCATTAGACTTGGCAGCTGGACGACGTCGGAAGGGAAAACTCTAAG CTTTCGCCAGGAGTTCTCCTCTGACGACAACTCCGACGTGGTCAAGGATACAGATGCTAATCTTTTAGCCGTCCTTCCCAGGG TTTCAGAACTAAGGAAGTATTTCGAGCGTGTTGCCCGTGATTTAGAGATGAACAG GAAGGAGCGCATCGCCAGACGCCTGGAGGGCATCGAGGGTGATGCTGGCCTGGTGTCCCACCGCCTGTTGGAGGAGGACACCCCACGCTACACACGTGCCACCGATCTCTGTGAGCCGTGTGTTGTGG TGCGGAGATATAGCAGGGAAGAGCTGGCAGTCCCGCCGGCTGTAGAGGTTATCGCCCCAGAGAGGCAGTCCAGAGTTCGAGTGCGAGCCGAACCGAAGACAACCCAGGCTCCGCCCTACAGCTCCACCTCGGTGCTGGCAGAGCTGGACTCCAAGGCAGAGCGGATCGCCCGCTACAAGGCAGAGCGCAGGCGGCAGCTGGCCGAGCGCTATGGGATCTCCCTGGATCAGGAGACGGAGGTGGAGCCCAGCACACCTCGCCATGGTTACGGGCGCACACGTATGCAGCtggaggaggggggcaggggctgTGGCCAGGGGCCACAGGAGAGACACTCCTTACGGGTTTCAGGGGGATCACATAGCAGCAGTTCTGGGGTGGGCCGGGTCTTCATGGCGGCACAGCCAGGACCCCTCGTGGCTGCCCCCGGCTCCTCGGAGCATGAGAGAGCGATGAATCTGGAGAACTCCAGGCGAGACCGAGACAGGGAGAGGGGAGCCCAGCCTGTGTCACCACCCAGCTACACAGACCCGCCAGTGTCCTCCACCAAGGCCCCTCCCAGAGAGCCACCCTTAGCAGGAGTGCCCAGCTCCCCCAGGCCCGGTCGCAGAGCCTCCCTGCCCACCCCGCGGTACGGCATCTCCCCCGGGGACTTGTTCATCGAGCAGCAGGCGCAGAACATCCTCAACAGGCAAGG TATTAGAGCTAGGGAGAGACGGATGAAAGATGACCTCTCACACAGGAGTGCAGAGTGGGGGTTTGACGCGCCACCCCCCAGGCAACACCCCCAGGTCACCATTCACCAAGTGGTGCCTCACCCTAACCCCCCGCACGGCAGGATGGCCGCCGCCCACCCAGAACCCACGCACGGCAGGATGGCCGCCGCCCACCCCGAACCCACGAACGGCAGGATGGCCGCCGCCCACCCCGAACCCACGCACGGCAGGATGGCCGCCGCCCACCCCGAACCCACGCACGGCAGGATGGCCGCCGCCCACCCCGAACCCACGCACGGCAGGATGGCCGCCGCCCACCCCGAACCCACGCACGGCAGGATGGCCGCCGCCCACCCCGAACCCACGCACGGCAGGATGGCCGCCGCCCACCCCGAACCCACGCACGGCAGGATGGCCGCCGCCCACCCCGAACCCACACACAGCAGGATGGCCGCCGCCCACCCCGAACCCACGCACGGCAGGATGGCCGCCGCCCACCCAGAACCCACGCACGGCAGGATGGCCGCCGCCCACCCCGAACCCACGCACAGCAGGATGGCCGCCACCCACCCCGAACCCACGCACGGCAGGATGGCCGCCGCCCACCCCGACCCCACGCACGGCAGGATGGCCGCTGCCCACCCCGAACCCACGCACGGCAGGATGGCCGCCGCCCACCCCGAACCCACGCACGGCAGGATGGCCGCCGCCCACCCCGAACCCACGCACGGCAGGATGGCCGCCGCCCACCCAGAACCCACGCACAGCAGGATGGCCGCCTCCCACCACGGTATAAGGTCCCAGCAGACACCCAGTGCCAGCCGCCCCGTCGGCCAGTACCGGAGTCCTCAGAGGAGAGCCAGCATGGAGTTTAACCCTGACATGCAAGTGGCGGGCGGCTCGCCAGTCAAGACAGAGGGGCTGCTGCGGAGCAGGAAGGCCGTGCTGCCCTCAGAGGTGCGCCACTGGGAGAAGAGTGTTGACACTCCCTATATGGCTGGGCCaggagaggaggaagaggatgaggagCAGTCAGTTCGCATCATAGGTCGACGGTTCAGTCGGAACATGGAGGATCACGCACCCAGATTCATGGAGCAAGCCCCGAATCAGGTGCAGCATGCCCCGGGTCCTCCTGAGCACACCCCAAGAGACGTGCAGCACATCTCCAGGACCTCTGAGCCCATCCACAGACAGGGTGATCACACCAGGCCTCAGACCCACGCAGCATACAATCAGGAGCGCATCTCGAGACCGATGGAGCACATACCAAAGTCCGCAGATAGCACCTCTAGGGTGGCGGATCATATATCAAGGGCAGGAGATGTGGTCATCAGGCCTGTGGAGCGTACATCCAAAGCCATGGAGCACACACCGAGGCGGGCCAGCCACATCACAAAGCTGGGGGATCACAACCTTGACCAGCAAGAGGTAGAGCTACCCGAGGGCTTAACCAGGGACAACTACCTGGATGATGGGAGGTCCATGTACCTCCAGAGGGGCTCATCGTTCCTAGCAGGGCAGCATAGAATCACGGAGGCGCCCTCGATGGCCATGAAGCCCAAAACCCGCGTACGGTCCATGTCTGACATTGGGGTACCCCAGAGCGCAACAGTCTACCGGAATCGGGAGAGCTGGGAGGGTGGCGTGGCCAATGGGGAGCTCAGCACCCTGGACACCAGGGTTTCTGTGGCACAGCTCCGCCACTCCTACCTGGAGAATGTCAATGCCAACATCAGGAAGCCAGAACC GGAGGCTAAGGTAGAGCTGGCAGCGTTGGATGTCAGGCCGGAGCGCGAAGGGGGTCCCCGGAGACCCCGCTGCTATATCGTCCCCGGTGACGACAGAAAGACTTCTGAGAGGTTCAGGACTCAGCCAATCACCTCTGCAGAACGACTAGAGTCCGATAG GACCCATTTAAGTCCTACAGAGCTACAGAAGACGGAAG GGGAAGAGGAGAAGCTGGATGAAAGAGCCAAGCTGAGTGTGGCTGCCAAGCGCTCCCTGTTCAGG GAGCTGGAGAAGACCGGTGATGGCAGTGTGCCCAAGCCGGTATCCCGCAACGCCGCAGTAGAGAGGAGGCTCAGGCGTTTACAGGAGCGTTCCCACACGCAGCCGGTCACCTCTGAGGAGGTGGTCATCGCCACCAC TGCCCCTGACCCCCATTCGCAAGCAGTGACCGCCCACACCGCCGCCCCAAGCATCCCGACCCCCACACTAGTCAGCAGCACAGTGACACGCCTCAG CCTACAAGGGTCCTCGCAGCAGAGCCCCGTCACTCCAGAGACTCACTCAACTGAGGCGGTGATGACATCAGCGGTACGAATAGCAGTGGAAGAAAAGGTACCAGAGGAGCCCGACCTGTCTGCCCTCAGCCTGACAGAAAAGATGGCGCTCTTCAACCGATTAGCACAGAAGCCAACATCCAAATGGCTGACGGAAGGGGTGGTGAGTGGGGTCGCTCAGCGCAGAGCTTCCAGCCGCTATCAGACCCAGCCCATCACCCTTGGGGAGGTGGAGAAG GAAGAGGTTACATCGGGTGCTCCTCTGGTGCCAAAAGATGATGTAGAGGAGCAGCAGAAAGACATTCAGCCTGAAAGC GTTCAGAATGGAGGAAAGGTCAAGCCTGAACCTCTGTCGGCCCTGCTGGTCCGGCAGAGCCCAGCACATACCACCACGGTTTCGGTTGCCCACGTGGGTGATGTCCACCTGAGCAGATCTGCCACCATTGCATTCAGCCCGGGGGTGGGGGCCAGCGAGTTGGATGCCACTCCGGTTCCGCCCAAACGCCGCAGCCCCGCCCGTATCAGTGACATCAGTGCCCCCAAACCACCATCCCCGCCCCACCTGGATCGGTCGACAGAAATCAAAAGCTCCTCCCACAATATTTCATTGGTCGGGCTGCGGCAGCAGGCGGGGACAGAAGCAGAGCTTGGTGACAGCTGTGGAGCTGCAGGGGGCGGGGCTAGTTGGAGGAAGCCCCGCCCCCCTAAGGGGGAGGACGAAGTGAAACATCCACCAGCCATCCAGCCGAGCCCATGCAGTGAATGTGGCCCCACCCCGCCCTCAAGGCAAGGCGCCCCCCCACGGAGACCCGAGAGCACAGTCGCCCCGGCAACAGAAGAACATGGGGGCCTTGTGAAGGAATTGAGGACGTCCTCACAGAACCTGTACGAGACAGAGACGACGGTAGCGGTGCACTCTCAGACCACGGTGTCAG AGCTGCAGGAGAGCAGTGTCTCTGCAAGAGCAGCGGCTTCAGCGGCTCCCAGGACCGGCTCCCAGCCTCCGCCCGAGCAGCAGTCAGGCGAGGCGACCCCGGCAGACCGCCAGGGAGAGGACGCAGACGGGATGTCATCGCGGCAGATGTCCATCAAGGAGAG GGTGGCCTTGCTGAAGAAGAGCGGGGAGGAGGACTGGAGGAACAGGATTAACAAGAAGCAGGAGGCGATACAGGTGGCAGAGAGTGAGACACAGCTGTGGGAGCAGGAGCAGAGTCTCAAGAAAACG GAGGAAGGGAGGGTGATTGATGACTTGGCAGTGTCTGATGAATTCTGG cgcatCGGCGAGGAGAATGAAGCCGAGATGACTATCGAGGAGAGGAAACAGCTAATTAGCTCCAAGGAGGAGACATGGAAATCCACTGGCCAGGGGGCAGCCAACGACTCTTCTCAATTCACTGTGGCTGCGCGCATGGTCAAGAAAG GATTAGCTGCGCCCGCCAGTCTCCTAACCCCGATAATCTCCCCCCTGGGTATCCATACGCGTGGCAACATGGCTGCCATCAGCAAACCCCAGGAAG AAATTGAGGTGAGACCAGATATGAACCTGGAATCTGATCGAAAGCTTGACAAATTGGAATCCTTTCTTGGGCGGATAAACAGTAAAA TGGCAGGCCTCCAGGAGACAACTCTAACTGTAACGGAGAAGGCCGTCAAGGAGGTGATGAAGCTGGACGATGAGATCTTCTCTAAGTTCTACAAATGCATGACTGATTTTCCTCGAATGAGTGGCAGGATAGAGATCGATGAAGACTTCGACGCCATCTTTGGCACACATACGCCCAA GCTAACATCTGCCATGGTGCAACACAAGCGGGAGGTCCGGCCACTGCGGAAGGTGCAGGCATCGCGCAACCCGCTGAAGATGCTAGCGGCACGTGAGGATATCCGGCAAGAGTATACAGAGCAGCGGCTCAATGTGGGCGTGCTGGAATCCAGGAGGATGAAGAGCGAGAAAA TGTCAAAATCCTCCAGCTACTCCGAGGCAGCACTGGCGGGCCTGGCCAGCAAGGAGAGCTTCAGCAATATCAGCCTGCGCAGTGTCAGTATCTCCGAGCAGATGTCCAACAACAGTGCCGTGCCCTACAAGACGCTCATGCTCATGCAGGTCAAAG GCCGGAGGCACGTGCAGACGCGGCTGGTGGAGCCAAGGTCCTCCTCTCTGAACAGCGGCGACTGCTTCTTGCTAGTGACACCCCAGCACTGCTTCCTGTGGATCGGAGAATTCGCCAACGTCATCGAGAAGGCCAAG GCTGCTGAACTGGCCATGTTCATCCAGACTAAGCATGACCTGGGCTGCCGAGCAGACCAAGTGCAGACCATCGAGGAGAACGCTGAGAGCCAGGCTCATGTGCTCAACGAGTTCTGGAACATTCTCGGGGGACAGGACAGTTACCAAC CGACTGGACCCCCTGAGGAAGACGAGCTATACGAAAGCGCCATAGTGGAGACCAACTGCACATATCGCTTGGTGGACGACAAGCTGGTCCCTGATGATGACTTCTGGGGAAAGGCTCCGAAATACTCTCTGCTGGACTCCAAAGAG GTTCTGGTGTTTGACTTCGGCAGCGAGGTCTACGTGTGGCACGGAAAGGAGGTGACGCTAGCGCAGAGGAAGGTGGCCTTCCAGCTGGCCAAGCACCTGTGGAACGGCACCTTCGACTACACCAACTGTGACATCAACCCTCTGGACCCAAGCGGCTGCAATGCGCTCATACCCAG GAAAGGCCAGGGGCGGCCTGACTGGGCGGTCTTTGGCCGGCTCACGGAGCACAACGAAACCATCCTGTTCAAGGAGAAGTTCCTGGACTGGAAGGAATCTAAGAAACCAGCACAGCAGAACGACAATGAGCAAGTCAGCGAGCAGAAG GAGCAGCGGGGCTACACGTGCCAGCCGTACAACGCATCACTGATGCTGCCCGTGCTGCAGACACCGGTCAGCATGATGCTGGAGGGCGTGGACGTGGGCAGGGGCTACGGCCTGCTGGAGGGTGACGACCACCGGCGCTTCGAGATCAGCACGCTGGGCGTGGATGTCTGGCACATCCTGGAGTTCGACTACAGCCGGCTGCCCCGACAGAGCATCGGCCAGTTCCACGAGGGCGACGCGTACGTGGTCAAGTGGCGGTACATGGTGAGCGCAGCAG TGGGCAGGAGGCAGAACCCCGAGCAGATCCGTGTGGGTGGGACTGGCAAGGAGAAGTGCTGCTACTTCTTCTGGCAGGGTCGGCACTCCACGGTGAGCGAGAAGGGCACATCGGCTCTGATGACTGTGGAGCTGGACCAGGAGCGCGGCGCCCAg GTGCAGGTGCAGCAGGGGAAGGAGCTGCCGTGCTTCCTGCAGTGCTTCAGCGGCGGGATGATTGTGCACTCGGggaagagggaggaggaggaggagaacacgCAGA GTGAGTGGCGCCTGTACTGCGTCCGCGGCGAGGTGCCGGTGGAGGGCCATCTGCTGGAGGTGCCctgccactgcagcagcctccgCTCCCGGGCTTCTATGATCCTCCTCAGCGTCAACCAGGCAGTCATCTACCTGTGGCACGGCTGCAAGGCCCAGCCACACACGCGCCAAGTAGGCCGGACGGCGGCCAATCGGATCAAAGAGCA GTGCCCCCTGGAGGCGGGCCTGCACAGCAGCAGCAAAGTGACCATTCACGAGTGCGACGAGGGGGCGGAGCCCACGGGATTCTGGGAGGCGGTGGGAAGGAGGGATAGGAAGGCCTACGACTGCATGCTGCAAG ATCCTGGGAAGTTCAACTTCACTCCACGGCTCTTCCAGTTGACCAGCTCGTCGGGGGAGTTTCTGGCAGAGGAGTTCTTCTACCCCTCCAGGGTGGCTGAGCTGGTCAGCTCGCTGCCCTTCCTGCAAGAGGACCTGTATGCCGCCTCCCAGCCAG CCCTCTTCCTGGTGGACAACTTCCACGAGGTGTACTTGTGGCAGGGCTGGTGGCCCCAGGACTGCGAGAACACAGGCTCCGCCCGCATCCGGTGGGACGCAGACAGAAAGTGCGCCATGGAAACGGTGCTGCAGTACTGCAAAG AGAAGAATGAGAAGAAGCCGCAGAAGTCGTACCTGATCCACGCTGGCCTGGAGCCCCTCACCTTTACCAACATGTTCCCCAGTTGGGAGCATCGGGAGGACATCGCTGAGATCACAGAGCGG GAAGCTGAGGTATGCAACCAGATCATCCTAGTCGAGGAGGTGCTGGCACGGTTGTCCAAGAGTTGCTACCCGCTGGAGGAACTCTTGGCACGACCCCTTCCAGAGGGGGTGGACCCACTGCGCTTGGAGATCTACCTGTCAGATGAGGACTTTGAG AGAGCTCTGGGGATGAGCCGAGATGAATTTGAAGGATTGCCTGGATGGAAGCAAGTGAACGTGAAGAAGACCAAGGGTCTGTTTTAG